A window of Ketobacter sp. MCCC 1A13808 contains these coding sequences:
- a CDS encoding RNA polymerase sigma factor FliA codes for MYNDKSAPQLDAMVEQYTPLVRRIAHHLMGRMPSSVAVEDLYQAGLIGLLDAIKRFDNSKGASFETYAGIRIRGAMVDDVRKGEWAPRSVHRNARRIQEAIRSVENRTGADAHDRDIANELGISLNEYHAMLQDSMATRLFSLDEMESPDDFIDSERQQEQSLNPFEELQHGDFRNHLAKAIEQLSEREQLVISLYYDEELNLKEIGEVLGVSESRVSQIHSQAAQRLRTRLQEWL; via the coding sequence ATGTATAACGATAAATCGGCACCTCAACTGGATGCGATGGTGGAGCAGTACACGCCCTTGGTCAGGCGCATTGCTCATCACCTGATGGGTCGAATGCCGTCCTCGGTTGCGGTTGAAGATTTATATCAAGCTGGTTTGATTGGCCTGCTGGACGCGATCAAGCGTTTTGATAATAGCAAGGGCGCCAGCTTCGAAACCTACGCCGGTATCCGCATTCGCGGGGCGATGGTGGATGATGTGCGGAAGGGCGAGTGGGCGCCGCGCTCGGTACACCGTAATGCGCGCCGTATCCAGGAAGCCATCCGCAGTGTCGAGAATCGCACCGGTGCCGATGCCCATGACCGGGATATCGCCAACGAATTGGGTATTTCCCTGAACGAATACCATGCCATGCTTCAGGACAGCATGGCGACACGTTTGTTCAGCCTGGATGAAATGGAATCGCCGGACGATTTTATTGACAGTGAGCGCCAACAAGAGCAATCCCTGAACCCTTTTGAAGAACTGCAGCATGGGGATTTCCGCAATCACCTGGCTAAGGCAATCGAGCAACTTTCTGAGCGTGAACAATTGGTTATCTCGCTTTACTACGACGAAGAGCTGAACCTGAAGGAAATCGGTGAAGTACTGGGCGTTAGTGAATCGAGGGTGAGTCAAATTCACAGTCAGGCTGCTCAACGATTGCGAACCCGCCTACAAGAGTGGCTTTGA
- a CDS encoding protein phosphatase CheZ: MTEQGQQEQLVEYAKTLLEQLESGEANEAMQTIAQLHQKRDQVLFHEVGRLTRSLHESIKNFAIDTTNSQMREEMSRMQDASQRLNYVIEKTESAANKTMDMVESTMPISAQLANEAKALKLEWDRLIRREMRPEEFRELSKKVGVFLTTATEESATINANLSGIMLAQDFQDLTGQVIKRVIELVQEVEVELVNLVAMAGSIDEITGVKHDDLTPNTEKANAPDIGPEGPIMEPEKRNDVVSGQDDVDALLSSLGF; the protein is encoded by the coding sequence ATGACGGAACAAGGGCAACAGGAACAGTTAGTCGAGTATGCCAAAACTCTGTTAGAACAGCTCGAAAGTGGTGAAGCCAACGAAGCGATGCAGACCATTGCTCAACTGCATCAGAAGCGTGATCAAGTGCTGTTTCATGAGGTGGGACGGTTAACCCGAAGTCTGCATGAATCGATAAAAAACTTTGCCATAGATACCACCAATTCACAAATGCGCGAAGAGATGTCGCGAATGCAAGATGCTTCCCAGCGCCTCAACTATGTAATCGAAAAAACAGAGAGTGCAGCCAATAAAACCATGGACATGGTTGAGTCAACCATGCCGATCTCTGCGCAATTGGCGAATGAAGCAAAAGCGTTGAAGTTAGAGTGGGATCGTTTAATACGCCGTGAAATGCGGCCGGAAGAATTCCGCGAGCTGTCAAAAAAAGTCGGCGTTTTCCTGACAACAGCCACGGAAGAAAGCGCGACGATCAATGCCAATCTGTCCGGCATTATGCTGGCTCAGGATTTTCAGGATTTAACCGGTCAGGTAATCAAACGGGTTATTGAGCTGGTTCAGGAAGTTGAAGTGGAACTGGTCAACCTGGTCGCTATGGCCGGTTCCATTGATGAGATCACCGGTGTCAAGCACGATGACCTGACCCCGAACACGGAAAAAGCAAACGCACCTGATATCGGGCCGGAAGGTCCGATCATGGAACCGGAAAAACGCAACGACGTGGTTTCCGGCCAGGATGATGTCGATGCCTTGTTGTCCAGCCTCGGATTTTAA
- a CDS encoding MinD/ParA family protein, producing the protein MSNHSVQVIAVTGGKGGVGKSNVSINLGVCLAEMGRRVVLMDADLGLANLDILLGITARKNLSHVLNGECSLSEILVDGPGGIKIVPASSGTRELVSMGTREHAGLIHAFSELSDQVDVLLIDTAAGISEMVVSFLTAAQESLFVVTNEPTSITDAYALMKLLNQQHGMYRFNVLANMVRTQQEGREIYAKLTKVTDRFLDVALQFSGCIPFDEYLRKAVMRQKPVVEAYPRSKAALAFRTLANKVDGWPLPTTPRGHLEFFVDRLVQGVAAR; encoded by the coding sequence ATGAGCAATCATTCTGTACAGGTTATCGCAGTAACGGGCGGTAAAGGTGGTGTCGGCAAGAGCAACGTCTCAATCAACCTGGGCGTGTGTCTGGCGGAGATGGGGCGCAGGGTGGTGTTGATGGACGCCGATCTGGGGCTGGCAAACCTGGACATCCTTTTGGGTATTACGGCGCGTAAAAACTTATCCCATGTTTTGAATGGCGAATGCAGCTTGTCCGAAATCCTGGTGGACGGCCCCGGCGGAATTAAAATCGTACCGGCATCATCAGGCACCCGGGAATTGGTGAGCATGGGCACGCGGGAGCACGCCGGTCTGATTCACGCTTTCAGTGAGCTGAGCGATCAGGTGGACGTATTGCTGATCGATACCGCTGCAGGTATCTCCGAAATGGTGGTCAGTTTTCTTACGGCAGCCCAGGAGAGCCTTTTTGTTGTAACCAACGAGCCCACCTCTATTACCGACGCGTATGCGTTGATGAAACTGCTCAATCAACAGCACGGCATGTACCGTTTCAATGTGTTGGCCAATATGGTTCGCACGCAACAGGAAGGCCGGGAAATCTACGCCAAGCTCACCAAAGTAACCGACCGCTTTCTGGATGTCGCGTTGCAATTTAGCGGTTGCATTCCGTTTGATGAATACCTTCGCAAAGCCGTGATGCGTCAAAAACCGGTGGTGGAAGCCTATCCCCGCAGTAAAGCGGCATTGGCATTCCGAACCCTGGCAAATAAAGTTGACGGATGGCCGCTTCCTACTACGCCGCGCGGCCATCTGGAGTTTTTCGTGGATCGTCTGGTGCAGGGCGTAGCCGCCCGTTAG
- a CDS encoding chemotaxis protein CheW — MANSVQTRTGDDPVIQWVTFRLAGETYGINVMQVQEVLRFTEIAPVPGSSHHVLGIINLRGRVVTVIDTRLRFGLPQEETNDNTRIVIIEASSHVVGILVDSVAEVVYLRQSEIETSPNVGNDESARYIQGVCHKDDELLILIELEKLLTDEEWSELDSL, encoded by the coding sequence ATGGCTAATTCAGTGCAAACCCGCACCGGCGATGATCCGGTAATTCAATGGGTTACCTTTCGTCTGGCGGGTGAAACATACGGTATTAACGTAATGCAGGTGCAGGAAGTATTACGTTTTACGGAAATCGCGCCAGTACCCGGATCGTCTCACCACGTACTGGGAATCATCAATTTGCGGGGCAGGGTAGTCACGGTCATTGATACCCGTCTGCGGTTTGGTTTACCGCAAGAAGAGACCAACGACAACACCCGTATTGTGATAATCGAAGCAAGTTCCCATGTTGTCGGCATACTGGTTGATAGCGTTGCAGAAGTCGTCTATTTGCGGCAATCAGAAATTGAAACGTCGCCGAATGTGGGCAACGATGAAAGCGCCCGTTACATTCAGGGGGTTTGCCACAAAGACGACGAACTGCTTATTTTAATCGAATTGGAAAAATTGTTAACCGATGAAGAATGGTCGGAACTGGATTCGCTGTAA
- the motD gene encoding flagellar motor protein MotD — protein sequence MIRKREPEEPENHERWVISYADFITLLFAFFVVMYSISSVNEGKYKVLSDSLVAVFNAQPKTYDPTSVGDKDLQQSNDSLIKLPIPGEYPSNDDFKYGIEGIFDDVESKSFRQGKLRDNEVARLSKISDQLATSLQQQIANNDVEIRSNDEWIEVNIRASVLYPSGSASLSAEAETVLEKIADILKGQKNPIHVEGYTDNVPIETAQYPSNWELSAARAASVVRLFSYMDVDPGRMAAVGYGEFHPIASNDTADGRSKNRRIALVISKNESVKATPDKGAAPADYKMGASEEKPAASGLQNRQRKEAEVPLRIIRLKDGGLLFSSQNPTAE from the coding sequence ATGATACGAAAACGAGAGCCGGAAGAACCTGAAAACCATGAACGCTGGGTGATTTCCTACGCGGATTTTATTACGTTGTTGTTCGCTTTCTTCGTTGTCATGTATTCGATCTCGTCAGTTAATGAAGGTAAATACAAAGTTCTATCGGATTCCTTGGTTGCTGTATTTAATGCCCAACCAAAAACCTACGATCCAACGTCGGTGGGCGATAAGGATCTTCAACAAAGTAACGACAGTTTGATTAAATTACCGATCCCTGGCGAATACCCGAGTAATGATGACTTTAAATATGGAATCGAAGGTATTTTTGATGACGTCGAATCCAAATCGTTCAGGCAGGGAAAACTGCGTGATAACGAAGTGGCCCGATTGTCGAAAATATCTGATCAGCTGGCGACTTCGTTGCAACAGCAAATCGCAAACAACGATGTAGAAATCCGCAGTAACGATGAGTGGATTGAAGTCAACATCCGGGCCAGCGTGCTGTATCCCAGCGGCAGCGCATCGTTGTCCGCCGAAGCAGAAACCGTGCTGGAGAAAATTGCAGACATCCTGAAAGGGCAGAAAAACCCCATTCACGTCGAAGGCTATACCGACAACGTTCCCATTGAAACCGCGCAATACCCATCGAATTGGGAGTTGTCAGCGGCACGGGCGGCCAGTGTGGTGCGCCTGTTTTCGTATATGGACGTTGATCCTGGCCGTATGGCCGCCGTAGGCTATGGCGAATTTCACCCGATTGCCAGTAATGATACTGCAGACGGGCGCAGTAAAAACCGGCGTATTGCGTTGGTGATTTCAAAAAATGAATCCGTAAAAGCAACGCCAGACAAGGGTGCTGCCCCAGCGGATTATAAAATGGGTGCTAGCGAAGAAAAGCCGGCCGCCAGCGGCCTTCAGAATCGGCAGCGAAAAGAAGCAGAAGTACCTTTGCGTATCATCAGGCTCAAGGACGGTGGCCTGTTGTTTTCATCTCAAAATCCGACAGCGGAATAG
- a CDS encoding chemotaxis protein CheW has protein sequence MKDEKHETAPHPDGEGALIEYLDDLLHDPAAGSSAPAEKPVSASDKNKLTDNVHVFDAGRKALRSAPAVAGSESEAGNAGNKMPIGARAGSKSNRDIKVATIDLSGSGLQRASWLSPSLLTAAHQPSSSESKKPEPPKTPSVEARQTDATTDLAQHTPQPEPQAEAIPQSQPWCENGRPVWAQKAFECLIFKVNGLKLAVPLISLGSIQPLNKKLTGLPGQPDWFMGILPDTAQGNLKVLNTALCVMPERYQADSRSALQYVISIHGFAWGLACDTVEKSITLQPEQVKWRTQRSKRPWLAGTVVEYMCSLVDTDGFQQFII, from the coding sequence ATGAAAGACGAAAAGCACGAGACCGCCCCGCACCCTGACGGTGAAGGGGCGCTGATTGAATATCTGGATGACTTGCTCCATGATCCGGCGGCAGGTTCGTCTGCGCCGGCGGAAAAGCCGGTTTCTGCTTCTGATAAAAACAAATTAACCGATAACGTTCATGTGTTCGACGCAGGCCGTAAAGCGCTGCGCAGTGCACCTGCGGTGGCGGGTTCCGAGTCGGAGGCTGGTAACGCCGGGAACAAAATGCCCATCGGCGCGCGGGCCGGGTCTAAATCAAACCGCGATATTAAAGTGGCGACAATCGACTTATCCGGGTCAGGGCTGCAACGTGCGTCCTGGTTGTCACCGTCGTTACTAACGGCGGCTCATCAGCCTTCGTCTTCGGAATCGAAAAAGCCGGAACCCCCCAAAACCCCTTCTGTCGAAGCTAGGCAAACGGACGCTACGACCGATCTTGCTCAACACACTCCTCAACCGGAGCCGCAAGCAGAAGCGATTCCGCAATCGCAACCCTGGTGTGAAAACGGTCGACCGGTGTGGGCCCAGAAAGCCTTCGAATGTCTGATATTCAAAGTGAACGGGCTTAAACTGGCGGTGCCGCTAATCAGCCTTGGTTCTATTCAGCCACTGAATAAAAAACTAACCGGGCTGCCGGGACAGCCAGATTGGTTTATGGGAATTTTACCGGACACAGCCCAGGGTAATTTAAAGGTGCTGAATACTGCGCTCTGCGTGATGCCGGAACGTTACCAGGCAGACAGTCGCAGTGCATTGCAGTACGTCATCAGCATTCATGGCTTTGCCTGGGGGCTGGCCTGCGATACGGTTGAAAAATCCATTACCTTGCAGCCAGAGCAGGTGAAGTGGCGTACCCAGCGAAGCAAGCGCCCCTGGTTGGCCGGTACCGTTGTGGAATATATGTGTTCGCTGGTGGATACAGATGGCTTTCAACAGTTCATCATCTGA
- a CDS encoding chemotaxis protein CheA: MSFDADEEILQDFLVEAGEILELLSEQLVDLENRPDDADLLNAIFRGFHTVKGGAGFLQLDTLVDLCHAAENIFDLLRNHKLSLNAELMDTFLQALDSVNSMFAQVHARQYPDAADPALMDALHAILEGGSPAVAAIPDADTAESVVSEGDITDEEFEQFLDALDEEKSKPVETPSAAGTGAGDEITDDEFEALLDQLHGKGKFGGPAVASKEKSEADTAVAASDSISDDEFEKLLDDLHGKGKHGGVPAAESGKPKAKAKSKTAAKASPKTAAKKSASTAAAAPKTGATSSDEITDDEFESILDQMHGKGKGPTAAHSPKPAKVAPDATPEAKSEPVAKAAVASGEKKPVARPPAGKESAPAAENTVRVDTKRLDEIMNMVGELVLVRNRLVRLGLRTADEDLSKAVANLDVVTGDLQTAVMKTRMQPIKKVFGRFPRVVRDLARNLKKEISLELEGEETDLDKNLVEALADPLVHLVRNSVDHGIEAPDVREMMGKPRMGKVVLSAEQEGDHIVLSITDDGGGMDPDMLRKKAIDKGLMDEEAAARLDDTEAFNLIFHPGFSTKDQISDVSGRGVGMDVVKTKISQLNGTIEVHSEKGVGSRIAIKVPLTLAIMPTLMVMLGKQAFALPLVNVNEIFNLDLSRTNVVDGQEVVVVRQKALPLFHLKRWLIHGVESENQQAHVVIVSVGTQKVGFVVDQLIGQEEVVIKPLGKMLNGTPGMAGATITGDGRIALILDIPSMLKAYAQRV; encoded by the coding sequence ATGAGTTTCGACGCCGACGAGGAAATCTTACAGGACTTTTTGGTCGAGGCCGGTGAGATACTCGAACTGCTATCCGAGCAATTGGTGGATCTGGAAAATCGCCCTGACGACGCCGATCTTCTGAACGCGATTTTTCGCGGTTTTCACACGGTAAAAGGGGGAGCGGGTTTTTTGCAGCTCGATACCCTGGTAGATCTTTGTCACGCCGCTGAGAACATTTTTGATTTACTTCGTAATCATAAGCTATCACTCAATGCTGAGTTGATGGACACCTTCTTGCAAGCGTTGGATTCCGTCAATTCCATGTTCGCTCAAGTGCATGCACGCCAATACCCCGATGCAGCGGATCCGGCTTTAATGGATGCGTTACACGCTATTCTGGAGGGCGGGTCACCTGCTGTTGCTGCGATCCCGGATGCAGACACAGCGGAGAGCGTTGTTTCTGAAGGCGATATTACAGACGAAGAGTTCGAGCAATTTCTGGACGCCTTGGATGAAGAAAAGAGTAAACCTGTGGAAACTCCGTCGGCTGCGGGTACCGGCGCCGGTGACGAGATCACGGATGATGAATTCGAAGCGCTACTTGATCAGTTGCATGGTAAGGGAAAATTTGGTGGTCCTGCTGTAGCCAGTAAGGAAAAATCAGAAGCCGATACAGCGGTAGCGGCGTCGGATTCGATCAGCGATGACGAATTCGAAAAATTACTAGATGACTTGCACGGCAAAGGAAAACACGGCGGGGTACCCGCAGCGGAAAGCGGCAAGCCAAAAGCAAAAGCAAAATCGAAAACGGCCGCTAAGGCGAGTCCCAAAACAGCAGCGAAAAAATCCGCTTCAACAGCCGCCGCCGCACCGAAAACCGGTGCGACATCGTCTGATGAAATCACCGATGACGAATTCGAGTCGATCCTCGACCAAATGCATGGAAAAGGCAAAGGCCCAACGGCCGCGCATTCTCCCAAACCGGCCAAAGTTGCACCTGATGCGACGCCGGAAGCCAAGTCAGAGCCGGTAGCCAAAGCAGCCGTTGCAAGCGGCGAGAAAAAGCCGGTCGCGCGCCCGCCTGCGGGCAAAGAATCCGCTCCGGCGGCAGAAAATACCGTGAGGGTCGATACCAAGCGCCTGGATGAAATCATGAATATGGTGGGCGAACTGGTGTTGGTGCGTAACCGATTAGTGCGTCTGGGCTTAAGGACCGCGGATGAAGATTTGTCGAAAGCCGTCGCGAATCTGGACGTGGTCACCGGCGATTTGCAAACCGCAGTGATGAAGACCCGAATGCAGCCGATCAAGAAAGTATTCGGACGCTTTCCGCGAGTGGTTCGCGATCTGGCCCGCAACCTGAAAAAAGAAATCAGCCTGGAGCTGGAAGGCGAAGAAACCGATCTGGATAAGAATCTAGTGGAGGCTTTGGCCGATCCGTTGGTGCATTTGGTGAGAAACAGTGTTGATCACGGCATCGAAGCACCGGACGTGCGGGAGATGATGGGCAAACCCCGGATGGGCAAAGTGGTGTTGTCTGCGGAGCAGGAAGGGGATCATATCGTGCTCTCAATCACCGACGATGGCGGTGGTATGGACCCGGATATGTTGCGCAAAAAAGCCATTGATAAAGGTTTGATGGACGAAGAGGCCGCTGCCCGCCTGGATGATACCGAGGCCTTCAATCTAATCTTTCATCCGGGCTTTTCCACCAAAGACCAGATTTCCGATGTATCCGGCCGCGGCGTCGGCATGGACGTGGTGAAAACCAAAATCAGCCAGTTAAACGGTACTATTGAAGTTCATTCCGAAAAAGGGGTGGGGTCACGTATTGCCATAAAAGTACCTCTGACGCTTGCGATTATGCCAACGTTAATGGTGATGCTCGGTAAGCAGGCGTTTGCGTTGCCGTTGGTGAATGTGAACGAAATTTTTAATTTGGATTTATCACGCACCAACGTGGTGGATGGGCAGGAAGTGGTGGTGGTGCGGCAGAAAGCATTGCCGTTGTTTCATCTAAAGCGCTGGCTCATACACGGTGTCGAAAGTGAGAATCAGCAAGCCCACGTGGTCATTGTCAGCGTGGGCACCCAAAAAGTGGGTTTCGTGGTGGATCAGCTTATCGGTCAGGAAGAGGTTGTTATAAAGCCCCTCGGTAAAATGCTCAATGGTACGCCGGGAATGGCTGGTGCCACTATAACCGGAGATGGTCGTATCGCACTGATTCTGGACATCCCGAGTATGCTTAAAGCTTATGCCCAACGGGTGTAG
- the cheY gene encoding chemotaxis response regulator CheY: MNKNMKILIVDDFSTMRRIIKNLLRDLGFTNTQEADDGTSALPLLKSSDFDFLITDWNMPGMTGIDLLKEVRADAKLQSLPVLMVTAEAKREQIIEAAQAGVNGYVVKPFTAQALQEKIEKIFERVDA, translated from the coding sequence TTGAACAAGAACATGAAAATTCTTATTGTTGATGACTTTTCTACAATGAGACGAATTATAAAGAATCTTCTTAGGGATCTGGGGTTTACCAACACCCAGGAAGCGGATGACGGCACTTCTGCGCTTCCGTTACTCAAATCTTCGGATTTTGATTTCCTTATTACCGATTGGAATATGCCGGGTATGACCGGGATCGATTTACTGAAAGAGGTTCGAGCCGATGCCAAGCTGCAAAGTTTGCCGGTATTGATGGTGACGGCAGAAGCCAAGCGTGAACAGATTATTGAAGCTGCTCAGGCCGGGGTAAACGGATATGTGGTGAAGCCATTTACGGCGCAGGCGCTACAAGAAAAGATCGAAAAGATATTTGAACGAGTGGACGCCTGA
- a CDS encoding ParA family protein, translating into MKIWAAANQKGGVGKTTSVVSLGGILAAGGQRVLMIDLDPHGSLTSYFQLNPDELDRSVYQLFQHRGEVPQGLPAQMIYSTGVEHLDLMPASTSLAMLERQAISQGGAGLVISKTLAWLWDDYDFVLMDTPPILGVLLINALAACQSLLLPVQTEHLAIKGLERMMRTLQMVMRSQKRRLPYWVVPTMFDRRTQASVNSLRVLRQTYEGNIWPAAIPVDTRFRDASKAGVAPNFYEPGARGVAAYSSLLKYLLAHAPLEVVREPIA; encoded by the coding sequence GTGAAGATCTGGGCAGCAGCAAATCAAAAGGGCGGGGTCGGGAAAACCACCAGCGTGGTGTCACTTGGCGGCATACTGGCCGCTGGAGGACAGCGTGTGCTGATGATCGATCTTGACCCCCATGGTTCCCTCACCAGCTATTTCCAACTTAACCCCGATGAGCTGGATCGATCTGTTTACCAGTTATTTCAGCACCGGGGTGAAGTACCGCAAGGATTACCGGCGCAAATGATTTACAGCACCGGGGTCGAGCACCTGGATCTAATGCCGGCTTCCACATCATTAGCCATGCTGGAGCGGCAGGCGATCAGTCAGGGCGGAGCAGGCCTGGTTATATCCAAAACCCTGGCCTGGCTATGGGACGATTACGATTTTGTGCTCATGGATACGCCGCCGATTCTGGGTGTATTGCTGATTAACGCGTTGGCTGCCTGCCAGTCTTTGTTATTACCGGTTCAAACCGAGCACCTGGCGATTAAAGGTCTGGAACGCATGATGCGAACATTACAAATGGTGATGCGGTCGCAAAAACGCAGATTGCCCTATTGGGTAGTTCCGACGATGTTTGATCGGCGAACCCAGGCATCGGTAAACAGCTTGCGTGTGCTCCGGCAAACTTATGAAGGCAATATCTGGCCTGCAGCCATTCCGGTGGATACCCGGTTCCGGGATGCCAGCAAAGCCGGGGTTGCGCCTAATTTTTATGAACCTGGAGCACGAGGCGTCGCAGCTTACAGCTCTCTGCTAAAATATCTATTAGCACATGCACCTTTGGAGGTGGTTCGCGAACCAATCGCCTGA
- a CDS encoding chemotaxis protein CheW, giving the protein MARDESKADDQVTQWGTFRLGEEIYGIDVMRIREVLRYTEITPVPGAPYYVLGIINLRGNVVTVIDTRTRFALQRVDVDNNSRIVIVEVDKQVVGMLVDSVAEVTYLRAAEIEKAPNVGNEETAKFITGVCNKNDELLILIDLERMIDSKSSMTNVAIGF; this is encoded by the coding sequence ATGGCAAGAGACGAATCAAAAGCGGATGATCAGGTTACCCAATGGGGTACCTTTCGCCTGGGTGAGGAAATCTATGGCATTGATGTGATGCGTATTCGTGAAGTGTTGCGTTATACCGAGATAACTCCAGTTCCCGGTGCGCCCTATTATGTTCTAGGCATCATTAATCTGCGGGGTAACGTCGTCACGGTCATCGATACCCGCACCCGTTTCGCTTTGCAGCGGGTGGACGTCGATAATAACTCACGTATTGTGATCGTTGAAGTGGATAAACAAGTCGTGGGTATGCTGGTGGATAGCGTTGCAGAAGTCACGTATCTGCGAGCCGCGGAAATTGAAAAGGCCCCTAATGTGGGCAATGAAGAAACCGCCAAATTTATTACCGGCGTGTGCAACAAAAACGATGAGTTACTGATACTGATTGATTTGGAACGGATGATCGATTCCAAGTCCAGCATGACGAATGTTGCAATCGGTTTTTAG
- a CDS encoding chemotaxis response regulator protein-glutamate methylesterase: MPISVLVVDDSAFFRRRIKEILEKNPNLKVVGFAENGKEAVDQVKQLKPDVITMDYEMPMMDGISAVRVIMAEMPTPILMFSSLSYEGARVTLDALEAGALDYLPKSFESMSGDACDSVKLLQDRVIAIAGRRSYLRHNTATTSAPVASSAPSTITSTSTASPSPRQVNPVTTDVSSAQAGRRSRSPLDSLGSERLRMLLIGASTGGPVALQNILTALPANFPLPILLVQHMPGTFTSAFAERLDRLCKIRVKEAEENDQIRPGLALLAPGGKQMLVSDNGQSVSIIEGNNQFQYKPSVDVTFGSAARSVRGKILAVVLTGMGSDGREGCKLLKRGKATIWTQNEQSCVVYGMPMAVESAGLSDAVIDIKNMGTLISELH; this comes from the coding sequence ATGCCCATTAGTGTTTTAGTTGTTGACGATTCTGCATTTTTTCGTCGCCGTATAAAGGAAATTCTTGAAAAAAACCCCAATTTAAAAGTGGTGGGGTTTGCTGAAAACGGTAAAGAAGCAGTCGACCAGGTCAAGCAGTTAAAACCCGATGTGATTACCATGGATTACGAGATGCCGATGATGGATGGCATCAGTGCTGTGCGGGTCATCATGGCAGAAATGCCAACGCCTATATTAATGTTTTCTTCGCTGAGTTATGAAGGTGCCCGGGTGACACTGGATGCGTTGGAGGCGGGCGCGCTGGATTATTTGCCGAAAAGTTTCGAGTCTATGTCCGGCGATGCTTGTGACAGCGTCAAACTGTTGCAAGACCGGGTCATTGCTATTGCAGGGCGGCGTTCTTATCTGCGTCATAATACTGCTACAACATCCGCTCCAGTGGCGAGTTCTGCACCGTCCACGATAACGTCCACGTCAACCGCCAGCCCGTCGCCCAGGCAGGTAAACCCGGTCACCACAGACGTTAGCTCTGCGCAAGCAGGGCGTCGCTCGCGATCGCCGTTGGATTCGCTGGGCAGTGAACGTTTAAGGATGCTGCTGATTGGTGCTTCAACCGGCGGCCCGGTGGCTCTGCAGAACATTCTAACCGCGCTACCGGCGAATTTTCCATTACCGATTTTACTGGTTCAGCATATGCCCGGCACGTTCACCTCAGCGTTTGCTGAGCGGCTCGATCGCTTATGTAAAATACGGGTAAAAGAAGCGGAAGAAAACGACCAAATTCGCCCCGGTCTTGCTCTGCTGGCCCCCGGTGGCAAGCAGATGCTGGTTAGCGATAACGGCCAAAGCGTATCGATCATCGAAGGTAATAACCAGTTTCAATATAAGCCCAGTGTGGATGTCACCTTTGGCTCGGCTGCGCGCAGCGTACGTGGAAAAATTCTTGCGGTGGTGCTTACCGGAATGGGCAGTGATGGCCGGGAAGGGTGTAAATTATTAAAACGGGGAAAGGCAACAATCTGGACCCAGAACGAACAAAGTTGCGTGGTGTACGGAATGCCGATGGCCGTGGAATCTGCCGGTTTATCCGATGCGGTTATCGATATTAAGAATATGGGAACGCTTATCAGCGAGTTACATTAA
- a CDS encoding flagellar motor protein — protein sequence MDVLSVVGLLVGIIAIVGGNAMEGGHLSGLANGPAAVIVLGGTLGAAMLQTPMATFRHAFVVSRWIVFPPALDMRGSIDRVISWSTTARKEGLLGLEALAETESDEFSRKGLQLLVDGGEPESIRSILEVELITQEDRHLHAAKVFEAMGGYSPTIGIIGAVMGLIHVMGNLADPSKLGAGIATAFVATIYGVGLANMLFLPVAAKLKSTVKSQSNLREMIIEGLIAIADGENPRTIEMKLEGYLNK from the coding sequence ATGGATGTATTGAGTGTTGTCGGGTTGTTAGTCGGAATTATCGCCATAGTTGGTGGTAATGCGATGGAGGGCGGCCATCTGTCCGGCTTGGCTAACGGTCCTGCTGCGGTGATTGTTTTAGGGGGCACGTTGGGCGCCGCTATGCTGCAAACCCCGATGGCAACCTTTCGTCACGCGTTCGTAGTATCGCGATGGATTGTTTTCCCTCCAGCACTGGATATGCGGGGCAGTATCGACCGCGTTATAAGCTGGAGTACTACTGCGCGCAAAGAAGGATTGCTCGGTCTGGAGGCGCTGGCAGAAACCGAGAGCGATGAGTTCTCCCGAAAGGGATTGCAATTGCTGGTGGACGGCGGTGAACCTGAATCCATCCGCAGTATTCTGGAAGTGGAATTGATTACCCAGGAAGACAGGCACCTGCATGCGGCCAAGGTATTTGAAGCGATGGGTGGTTACTCACCCACGATTGGCATTATTGGGGCGGTTATGGGGCTGATACATGTGATGGGTAATCTGGCCGACCCCAGTAAATTGGGGGCCGGAATCGCCACTGCATTCGTCGCTACTATTTATGGTGTGGGGCTTGCAAATATGCTATTCCTGCCTGTTGCTGCCAAATTAAAATCGACGGTCAAGTCGCAAAGTAATCTGCGGGAAATGATTATCGAAGGCTTGATCGCCATTGCCGATGGTGAAAATCCGCGTACCATTGAAATGAAACTCGAAGGCTACCTCAACAAGTGA